A genome region from Erythrolamprus reginae isolate rEryReg1 chromosome 4, rEryReg1.hap1, whole genome shotgun sequence includes the following:
- the POU4F1 gene encoding POU domain, class 4, transcription factor 1 isoform X2, which produces MMSMNSKQPHFAMHPSLPEHKYPSLHSSSEAIRRACLPTPPLQGNLFATLDETLLARAEALAAVDIAVSQGKSHPFKPDATYHTMNSVPCTSTSTVPLGHHHHHHHHHHQALEPGDLLDHITSPSLALIHLAHPAAAAAMNMPSGLSHPGLVAAAHHGGAAGQAAAAAAAAAAAAGAVGLASICDSDTDPRELEAFAERFKQRRIKLGVTQADVGSALANLKIPGVGSLSQSTICRFESLTLSHNNMIALKPILQAWLEEAEGAQREKMNKPELFNGGEKKRKRTSIAAPEKRSLEAYFAVQPRPSSEKIAAIAEKLDLKKNVVRVWFCNQRQKQKRMKFSATY; this is translated from the exons ATGATGTCCATGAACAGCAAGCAGCCCCACTTCGCTATGCACCCGAGCCTCCCGGAGCACAAGTACCCGTCGCTTCACTCCAGCTCGGAAGCCATCCGGAGAGCATGTCTGCCAACTCCGCCG CTGCAGGGCAACCTTTTTGCCACCCTGGACGAGACGCTGCTGGCGCGGGCCGAGGCTCTAGCCGCCGTGGACATCGCCGTCTCGCAGGGCAAAAGCCACCCGTTCAAGCCGGACGCCACCTACCACACCATGAACAGCGTACCCTGCACCTCCACCTCCACGGTGCCACtgggccaccaccaccaccaccaccatcaccaccaccaggcGCTGGAACCGGGCGACTTGCTGGACCACATCACCTCGCCTTCGCTGGCGCTCAT CCACCTGGCGCACCCGGCAGCCGCCGCCGCCATGAACATGCCTTCGGGGTTGTCTCACCCGGGGCTGGTGGCGGCGGCTCACCACGGGGGCGCCGCCGGGCAAgccgcagcggcggcggcggcggcagcagcagcggctgGCGCTGTCGGTTTGGCTTCCATCTGCGACTCGGACACGGACCCGCGCGAGCTGGAGGCCTTCGCGGAGCGCTTCAAGCAGCGGCGGATCAAACTGGGCGTGACGCAGGCCGACGTGGGCTCGGCCTTGGCCAACCTCAAGATCCCCGGCGTGGGCTCGCTAAGCCAGAGCACCATCTGCCGCTTCGAGTCGCTCACGCTGTCGCACAACAACATGATCGCCCTCAAGCCCATCCTGCAGGCGTGGCTGGAGGAAGCCGAGGGGGCCCAGCGCGAGAAAATGAACAAGCCCGAGCTCTTCAACGGCGGCGAGAAGAAGCGCAAGCGGACTTCCATCGCCGCGCCGGAGAAGCGCTCCCTCGAGGCTTACTTCGCCGTCCAGCCGCGCCCCTCCTCGGAGAAGATCGCCGCCATCGCCGAGAAATTGGACCTCAAAAAGAACGTGGTGCGCGTTTGGTTTTGCAACCAGAGACAGAAGCAGAAACGCATGAAATTCTCTGCCacctattaa
- the POU4F1 gene encoding POU domain, class 4, transcription factor 1 isoform X1 has product MCCCRRGGGGGSLAGLGAQRALSPGAPAALGADLLLVAFSLLLSSSSSSCCTRRAAKMMSMNSKQPHFAMHPSLPEHKYPSLHSSSEAIRRACLPTPPLQGNLFATLDETLLARAEALAAVDIAVSQGKSHPFKPDATYHTMNSVPCTSTSTVPLGHHHHHHHHHHQALEPGDLLDHITSPSLALMSGGGAHEGPAGGGAGGGGGGGGGGLISTSAHPHSHSHSHMHGLSHLAHPAAAAAMNMPSGLSHPGLVAAAHHGGAAGQAAAAAAAAAAAAGAVGLASICDSDTDPRELEAFAERFKQRRIKLGVTQADVGSALANLKIPGVGSLSQSTICRFESLTLSHNNMIALKPILQAWLEEAEGAQREKMNKPELFNGGEKKRKRTSIAAPEKRSLEAYFAVQPRPSSEKIAAIAEKLDLKKNVVRVWFCNQRQKQKRMKFSATY; this is encoded by the exons ATGTGCTGCTGCCGCCGAGGCGGCGGGGGCGGCAGCCTGGCTGGGCTCGGCGCGCAAAGAGCCCTCTCGCCCGGCGCTCCGGCGGCGCTTGGCGCGGATCTCCTCCTGGTCGCCttttccctcttgctctcttcttcttcctcctcctgctgcacCCGCCGAGCCGCCAAGATGATGTCCATGAACAGCAAGCAGCCCCACTTCGCTATGCACCCGAGCCTCCCGGAGCACAAGTACCCGTCGCTTCACTCCAGCTCGGAAGCCATCCGGAGAGCATGTCTGCCAACTCCGCCG CTGCAGGGCAACCTTTTTGCCACCCTGGACGAGACGCTGCTGGCGCGGGCCGAGGCTCTAGCCGCCGTGGACATCGCCGTCTCGCAGGGCAAAAGCCACCCGTTCAAGCCGGACGCCACCTACCACACCATGAACAGCGTACCCTGCACCTCCACCTCCACGGTGCCACtgggccaccaccaccaccaccaccatcaccaccaccaggcGCTGGAACCGGGCGACTTGCTGGACCACATCACCTCGCCTTCGCTGGCGCTCATGTCCGGCGGCGGGGCGCACGAGGGGCCGGCCGGCGGGGGcgcaggcggcggcggaggaggaggcggagggggGCTGATCTCCACCTCCGCCCACCCGCACTCGCACtcgcactcgcacatgcacggcTTGAGCCACCTGGCGCACCCGGCAGCCGCCGCCGCCATGAACATGCCTTCGGGGTTGTCTCACCCGGGGCTGGTGGCGGCGGCTCACCACGGGGGCGCCGCCGGGCAAgccgcagcggcggcggcggcggcagcagcagcggctgGCGCTGTCGGTTTGGCTTCCATCTGCGACTCGGACACGGACCCGCGCGAGCTGGAGGCCTTCGCGGAGCGCTTCAAGCAGCGGCGGATCAAACTGGGCGTGACGCAGGCCGACGTGGGCTCGGCCTTGGCCAACCTCAAGATCCCCGGCGTGGGCTCGCTAAGCCAGAGCACCATCTGCCGCTTCGAGTCGCTCACGCTGTCGCACAACAACATGATCGCCCTCAAGCCCATCCTGCAGGCGTGGCTGGAGGAAGCCGAGGGGGCCCAGCGCGAGAAAATGAACAAGCCCGAGCTCTTCAACGGCGGCGAGAAGAAGCGCAAGCGGACTTCCATCGCCGCGCCGGAGAAGCGCTCCCTCGAGGCTTACTTCGCCGTCCAGCCGCGCCCCTCCTCGGAGAAGATCGCCGCCATCGCCGAGAAATTGGACCTCAAAAAGAACGTGGTGCGCGTTTGGTTTTGCAACCAGAGACAGAAGCAGAAACGCATGAAATTCTCTGCCacctattaa